In the Bradyrhizobium guangzhouense genome, one interval contains:
- the radC gene encoding RadC family protein, producing the protein MPAKTDTDKSKPEDTPHYLGHRERLRERFYSVGADALSDYELLEMALFPALPRRDTKPLAKTLIKTFGSFAEVVHAPMARLREVDGVGEAAINQLKLIAAAAHRVAKGEVNSRNALSSWNEVIAYCRTSMAFADKEQFRLLFLDKRNQLIADEVQQTGTVDHTPVYPREVIKRALELSATALILVHNHPSGDPSPSQADIQMTKAIIEIAKPLGISVHDHIIVGKNGHASLKGMRLI; encoded by the coding sequence ATGCCCGCCAAGACCGACACCGACAAGAGCAAGCCGGAGGACACGCCGCACTATCTCGGCCATCGTGAGCGGCTGCGCGAGCGCTTTTACAGCGTGGGCGCGGATGCGCTCAGCGACTATGAACTGTTGGAGATGGCGCTGTTTCCGGCGCTGCCGCGGCGCGACACCAAGCCGCTGGCGAAGACCTTGATCAAAACGTTCGGCTCGTTCGCCGAGGTCGTGCATGCCCCGATGGCGCGGCTGCGCGAGGTCGACGGCGTCGGCGAAGCGGCGATCAACCAGCTCAAGCTGATCGCGGCAGCGGCGCACCGGGTCGCCAAGGGCGAGGTCAACAGCCGCAACGCGCTGTCATCCTGGAACGAGGTGATCGCCTATTGCCGCACCAGCATGGCCTTCGCCGACAAGGAGCAGTTTCGCCTGCTCTTCCTCGACAAGCGCAACCAGCTCATCGCCGACGAGGTCCAGCAGACCGGCACCGTCGACCACACCCCTGTTTATCCGCGCGAGGTGATCAAGCGCGCGCTGGAGCTGTCGGCGACCGCGCTGATCCTGGTGCACAACCATCCCTCGGGCGATCCCTCGCCCTCGCAGGCCGACATCCAGATGACCAAGGCGATCATCGAAATCGCCAAGCCACTGGGGATTTCGGTGCACGACCACATCATCGTCGGCAAGAACGGGCATGCGAGCCTGAAGGGGATGCGGTTGATTTGA
- a CDS encoding serine hydrolase domain-containing protein — protein sequence MIDRAIAARRIVGSVVLVMQDGDIVYRRAAGFADREAASPMREDAMFRLASLSKPIVSVAAMALVERGGLDPQDPVTKWLPDFRPQTADGKIPEITIHHLLTHTSGLSYGFLQPPDSPYQRAGISDGLDRSDITLDEEIRRIAAAPLLYQPGTRWGYSLATDVLGAVIAKAAGEPLPDAVRRFVTTPLAMRDTTFFVEDGARLAVPYVDGKPEPARMADPQLVPFRGPGIIHASPSRALDRQAFPSGGAGLVSTAGDYARLAEAIRLGGAAVLKASTVQRMTTSQIGDLTPSGLPAWGFGYGAFVLKDSALAKSPQGAGTWTFNCAYGQSFFVDPVERLTVVAFTNTGLEGGFGAFPIEIRDAVYGRSS from the coding sequence GTGATCGATCGCGCCATCGCCGCGCGGCGCATCGTCGGCAGCGTCGTGTTGGTGATGCAGGATGGCGACATCGTCTATCGCCGTGCCGCTGGTTTTGCGGATCGTGAGGCCGCCTCGCCGATGCGCGAGGACGCCATGTTCCGCCTTGCCTCGCTGTCGAAGCCGATCGTCTCGGTCGCCGCGATGGCTCTGGTCGAGCGCGGCGGGCTGGATCCGCAGGACCCCGTCACCAAATGGCTGCCGGATTTCCGGCCGCAGACCGCGGATGGAAAAATCCCCGAAATCACCATCCATCATCTGCTCACTCATACATCAGGGCTTTCCTACGGATTTCTCCAGCCGCCCGACAGTCCCTATCAGCGTGCGGGAATCTCCGACGGCCTCGACCGGTCGGACATCACGCTCGACGAGGAGATCCGCCGTATCGCCGCCGCGCCGCTGCTCTACCAGCCGGGCACGCGATGGGGCTATTCGCTCGCAACCGACGTGCTCGGCGCCGTCATCGCCAAGGCGGCCGGCGAGCCCTTGCCTGACGCTGTTCGCCGTTTCGTCACGACGCCGCTTGCGATGCGCGATACGACCTTCTTCGTCGAGGACGGCGCGCGGCTCGCGGTGCCCTATGTCGACGGCAAGCCGGAGCCGGCGCGGATGGCGGACCCGCAGCTTGTGCCGTTCCGGGGCCCCGGGATCATTCATGCGTCGCCGTCGCGCGCGCTCGATCGTCAGGCCTTTCCGTCCGGCGGCGCCGGCCTCGTCAGCACGGCCGGCGATTACGCCCGCCTTGCCGAGGCGATCCGCCTCGGCGGCGCGGCGGTCCTGAAAGCGTCGACGGTGCAGCGGATGACGACCAGCCAGATCGGCGATCTGACGCCGTCGGGACTTCCCGCCTGGGGTTTTGGCTACGGCGCCTTTGTCCTGAAGGACAGCGCGCTGGCGAAATCGCCACAGGGGGCGGGAACCTGGACCTTCAATTGCGCCTACGGCCAGAGCTTTTTCGTCGATCCCGTCGAGCGGCTGACCGTCGTCGCCTTCACCAATACCGGCCTCGAGGGCGGCTTCGGTGCCTTTCCGATTGAAATTCGTGACGCGGTCTATGGGCGGAGCAGCTGA
- a CDS encoding antibiotic biosynthesis monooxygenase family protein, with the protein MPEIKPTPSRRAIVATSLGAGALLAARIVPSHSQTRSSNMEATIRTGSDITTLVNVFTVEPDKQQKLVQLLKEGTENFFSKQPGFISSSVHAGKEGGRAINYSQWKSAGDIENFRKDPKFMPYIQRLAAIAKAETILCEVVEVNHA; encoded by the coding sequence ATGCCAGAGATCAAACCCACGCCATCGCGACGAGCCATCGTTGCCACCAGCCTTGGTGCCGGTGCCTTGCTCGCCGCCCGGATCGTCCCGTCCCACAGCCAGACCAGGAGCTCGAACATGGAAGCCACCATCCGCACCGGCAGCGACATCACCACCCTCGTCAACGTCTTCACGGTCGAGCCTGATAAGCAGCAGAAACTGGTCCAGCTCCTGAAAGAGGGCACCGAGAACTTCTTCAGCAAGCAGCCCGGCTTCATCTCGTCCAGCGTCCACGCCGGCAAGGAGGGCGGCCGGGCCATCAACTACTCGCAATGGAAAAGCGCTGGCGACATCGAGAATTTCCGCAAAGATCCGAAATTCATGCCTTACATCCAGCGCCTCGCTGCGATCGCCAAGGCCGAGACGATCCTGTGCGAGGTCGTCGAGGTCAACCATGCCTGA
- a CDS encoding sigma-70 family RNA polymerase sigma factor, with protein sequence MADDVTSNGAGAVRQTALQALERLAVEMRPQLHRYCARMTGSVIDGEDVLQDALLKAFEAAPRTGPLDNPEGWLFRIAHNATLDFLRRRARYNAAHADEDLDMIPALTSPVTERESVTASLGTFMRLPVAQRSAVILRDVLGYSVDEVCSIMCGSVPATKGALQRGRVRLRELAAEPDDVRPPELETAERARLMHYVERFNARDFESLRDMLADDVRLEMVNRTRRAGRRDVSEYFGRYAETSPWHCVPGFVDRRPAIIMFDPQDPSGPPRYFVLLDWDNGSIVNIRDFLFAHYAIEGAELFTLD encoded by the coding sequence TTGGCAGACGATGTGACGAGCAATGGCGCGGGGGCGGTCAGACAGACCGCCCTTCAGGCTCTCGAACGCCTCGCGGTGGAGATGCGGCCGCAGCTGCATCGTTACTGTGCGCGCATGACGGGCTCCGTCATCGACGGCGAGGACGTGCTTCAGGACGCGCTGCTCAAGGCTTTCGAGGCCGCACCGCGAACCGGGCCGCTGGACAATCCGGAAGGCTGGCTGTTCCGCATCGCCCACAACGCGACGCTGGATTTCCTGCGCCGGCGCGCCCGCTACAACGCTGCTCACGCCGATGAAGATCTGGACATGATCCCCGCTTTGACCAGCCCCGTGACCGAACGCGAGAGCGTCACCGCGAGCCTCGGCACCTTCATGCGCCTGCCGGTGGCGCAGCGCAGCGCGGTGATCCTGCGCGACGTGCTCGGCTATTCCGTCGACGAGGTCTGCAGCATCATGTGCGGCAGCGTGCCGGCGACCAAGGGCGCGCTGCAACGCGGCCGCGTCCGCCTGCGCGAGCTCGCGGCGGAGCCCGACGACGTCAGGCCTCCCGAACTCGAGACCGCCGAACGCGCCCGCCTGATGCACTATGTCGAGCGCTTCAACGCCCGCGATTTCGAGTCGCTGCGCGACATGCTGGCCGACGACGTGCGGCTGGAGATGGTCAACCGGACGCGCCGGGCCGGCCGCCGCGATGTCAGCGAGTATTTCGGGCGCTATGCCGAGACCAGCCCCTGGCATTGCGTCCCGGGCTTCGTCGACCGGCGCCCCGCGATCATCATGTTCGATCCGCAGGATCCGTCAGGCCCGCCGCGCTACTTCGTCCTGCTCGACTGGGACAATGGCAGCATCGTCAACATCAGGGATTTTCTGTTCGCGCACTACGCGATCGAAGGCGCCGAATTGTTCACGCTGGACTGA
- the map gene encoding type I methionyl aminopeptidase, giving the protein MSYVEATDTSLRKTGQIKLHGPAAFAGMRKAGALVAKCLDELTDIVGPGVPTDRIDEFVREFAFSHGAYPATLMYRGYRYSTCTSLNHVVCHGMPGDRPLKEGDIVNIDVTFIVDGWYGDSSRMYAVGPIARKAERLIEVTYEAMMRGIAAVKPGATTGDIGHAIQSFVEPQGMSVVRDFCGHGLGRMFHDEPNIIHIGRPGEGVQLKPGMFFTIEPMINLGKPHVKILSDGWTAVTRDRSLSAQFEHSVGVTASGVEIFTLSERHGEKQIG; this is encoded by the coding sequence ATGAGCTACGTCGAAGCCACCGATACCTCCCTGCGCAAGACCGGACAGATCAAGCTGCATGGTCCGGCCGCCTTTGCCGGCATGCGCAAGGCGGGTGCTCTGGTGGCGAAGTGCCTCGACGAGCTCACCGACATCGTCGGCCCGGGCGTGCCGACCGATCGCATCGACGAGTTCGTCCGCGAGTTCGCCTTCAGCCACGGCGCCTATCCGGCGACGCTGATGTATCGCGGCTATCGCTATTCGACCTGCACCTCGCTCAACCACGTGGTCTGCCACGGCATGCCCGGCGACCGGCCGCTGAAGGAGGGCGACATCGTCAACATCGACGTCACCTTCATCGTCGACGGCTGGTACGGCGATTCCAGCCGGATGTATGCGGTCGGCCCGATCGCGCGCAAGGCCGAGCGGCTGATCGAGGTAACCTATGAAGCGATGATGCGCGGCATCGCCGCGGTGAAGCCCGGCGCCACCACCGGCGACATCGGCCACGCCATCCAGAGTTTCGTCGAGCCGCAGGGCATGAGCGTGGTGCGCGATTTCTGCGGCCATGGCCTGGGACGCATGTTCCACGACGAGCCGAACATCATCCATATCGGCCGGCCCGGCGAGGGCGTGCAGCTCAAGCCCGGCATGTTCTTCACCATCGAGCCGATGATCAATCTCGGCAAGCCGCATGTGAAGATCCTGTCCGACGGCTGGACCGCGGTGACCCGCGACCGCTCGCTGTCGGCGCAGTTCGAGCACTCGGTCGGCGTCACCGCGTCAGGCGTCGAGATCTTCACGCTGTCGGAGCGGCACGGCGAGAAGCAGATCGGCTGA
- a CDS encoding mechanosensitive ion channel family protein: protein MDMDLKDLMEFVQTTARSVGAEISSPWFYLQFGLILAAAGIAYAADAGVHNRVDMNSVANRWPLPLRHFARVMVASASTAVFTLLVIISRVVMYHATWPSRSYLLMVAAKLGLAWLAIRLLTSVLRNAFFVRLVSVAAWFVAALSILGQLDSTVDLLDSYAIVLGGLRLTPLLLLKAGALLILALWLTNIASNFAESKINSTTDLTPSVQVLLIKIIRIGLLAVAIVIALGTVGIDLSALAVFSGAVGVGIGIGLQKIVANFISGIILLADKSVKPGDLVTIGDNTGRISAMKTRYISVAAGDGREFLVPNEDLVTQKVVNWTYTDKNTLVKITFGTNYDADPKLVCKLAIETASAHPRAQKGKPPNCLLTEFAEAGMKFSLTLWLADPDGMDAVKSDVMLALWDAFKREGIRVPYPVREIRVRGGALPVETTVEVPN, encoded by the coding sequence ATGGACATGGACCTCAAAGACCTCATGGAGTTCGTGCAGACGACTGCGCGCAGCGTCGGAGCGGAGATCTCCTCGCCCTGGTTCTACCTGCAATTCGGGCTGATCCTGGCGGCGGCCGGGATCGCCTATGCGGCGGACGCCGGCGTTCACAACCGCGTCGACATGAACTCGGTGGCGAATCGCTGGCCGCTGCCGCTCCGGCACTTCGCCCGCGTGATGGTCGCGAGCGCCTCGACGGCGGTCTTCACGCTGCTGGTGATCATCTCGCGCGTGGTGATGTATCACGCGACCTGGCCGAGCCGCAGCTATCTGCTGATGGTCGCCGCCAAGCTCGGGCTCGCCTGGCTCGCGATCCGGCTCCTGACCTCGGTGCTGCGCAACGCCTTCTTCGTCAGGCTGGTGTCGGTCGCGGCCTGGTTCGTCGCCGCGCTGTCCATCCTCGGCCAGCTCGACAGCACGGTGGACCTGCTCGATTCCTACGCCATCGTGCTCGGCGGTCTCAGGCTGACGCCGCTGCTGCTGCTCAAGGCCGGCGCGCTGCTGATCCTCGCGCTCTGGCTCACCAACATCGCCAGCAATTTCGCCGAGAGCAAGATCAACTCGACGACCGATCTGACGCCGTCGGTCCAGGTGCTGCTGATCAAGATCATCCGCATCGGGCTGCTTGCGGTCGCGATCGTGATCGCGCTCGGCACGGTCGGCATCGACCTCTCGGCGCTTGCGGTGTTCTCCGGCGCGGTCGGCGTTGGTATCGGTATCGGCCTGCAGAAGATCGTCGCCAACTTCATCTCCGGCATCATCCTGCTCGCCGACAAATCGGTGAAGCCGGGCGACCTCGTCACCATCGGCGACAATACCGGCCGCATCAGCGCGATGAAGACGCGCTATATTTCGGTGGCCGCCGGCGACGGCCGCGAATTCCTGGTGCCGAACGAGGATCTGGTGACGCAGAAGGTCGTCAACTGGACCTATACCGACAAGAACACGCTGGTGAAGATCACCTTCGGCACCAATTACGACGCCGACCCCAAGCTGGTCTGCAAGCTCGCGATCGAGACCGCCTCCGCCCATCCTCGCGCGCAAAAGGGCAAGCCGCCGAACTGCCTGCTGACCGAGTTCGCCGAGGCCGGCATGAAGTTCTCGCTGACGCTCTGGCTTGCGGACCCCGACGGCATGGACGCCGTCAAGAGCGACGTGATGCTGGCGCTGTGGGACGCCTTCAAGCGCGAGGGCATCCGGGTTCCCTACCCCGTCCGCGAAATCCGCGTCCGCGGCGGGGCGCTGCCGGTCGAAACCACCGTAGAAGTCCCGAATTGA
- a CDS encoding potassium/proton antiporter, translating into MASLDSFSIAILLGAVLVMAGILSSLLALRFGAPLLLVFLAIGMLAGDAGPGQLQFNDVGTTYLVGSVALALILFDGGLKTRFASIRTVLAPSVVLATVGVLLTALITAPFAKYALDLNWTESLLVGAVVASTDAAAVFLLVHTQGLRLRPRVGATLEAESGTNDPFAIFLTLMLVEYISLGSSTPGHVVMEFVQEALLGAVVGVIGGRLVVIGLNKVALPQGLHAPFVTTAALVIFGGSQIMHASGFLAVYLAGIIIGNRPTRAHNSVVAFLDAATWLAQIVMFVLLGLLVSPSRLGSSVWPAIGVAFVLMLVARPIAVFVCLAPFRFNWREKIFIAWTGLRGAVAIFLASIPMLVGLSKAYLYFDVAFVVVIISLLLQGWTLAPAARKLHVALPRAERGPRRIELDLPGQLEQQLVGYPVRPKSLYFRRGLIPSWSKPTLVIRNENILTPVEAEPVAPGDYIYLLAPPEKAEALDRFFVDMQPSTAPDPHLLGDFMVSGEHTLAELAGIYGVKVSEDEGKLTLADYFDVHLDRAPKEGAELPLDEIVLVARSISGGRVNVVGLRLPEDDETPAPLTRSQALRNKLAEIWTSVAGV; encoded by the coding sequence ATGGCTTCCCTCGACTCGTTCAGCATCGCCATTCTGCTCGGCGCCGTCCTCGTCATGGCCGGCATCCTGTCGAGTCTGCTCGCGCTGCGCTTCGGTGCGCCGCTGCTGCTGGTCTTCCTCGCGATCGGCATGCTGGCGGGCGATGCGGGCCCCGGCCAGCTCCAGTTCAACGATGTCGGCACCACCTATCTGGTCGGGTCGGTGGCGCTGGCGCTGATCCTGTTCGACGGCGGGTTGAAGACGCGCTTTGCCAGCATCCGCACGGTGCTCGCACCCTCCGTGGTGCTCGCCACCGTCGGCGTGCTCCTGACCGCGCTGATCACGGCGCCGTTCGCGAAATACGCGCTCGACCTCAACTGGACCGAGTCGCTGCTGGTCGGCGCGGTGGTGGCCTCGACCGACGCGGCCGCGGTGTTCCTCTTGGTGCACACCCAGGGCCTGCGCCTGCGCCCGCGCGTCGGCGCGACGCTGGAAGCGGAATCCGGCACCAACGATCCCTTCGCGATCTTCCTCACCTTGATGCTGGTCGAATACATCTCGCTGGGCTCGAGCACGCCAGGCCATGTGGTGATGGAGTTTGTCCAGGAGGCGTTGCTCGGCGCCGTCGTCGGCGTCATCGGTGGCCGCCTCGTCGTCATCGGGCTCAACAAGGTCGCGCTGCCGCAGGGCCTGCACGCCCCGTTCGTGACCACGGCTGCGCTGGTGATCTTCGGCGGCTCGCAGATCATGCACGCCTCGGGATTCCTGGCGGTCTATCTCGCCGGCATCATCATCGGCAACCGCCCGACGCGCGCGCATAATTCGGTGGTGGCGTTCCTGGATGCCGCGACCTGGCTGGCGCAGATCGTGATGTTCGTGCTGCTGGGCCTGTTGGTGTCGCCGAGCCGCCTCGGCTCCAGCGTGTGGCCTGCGATCGGCGTCGCCTTCGTGCTGATGCTGGTGGCGCGGCCGATCGCGGTGTTCGTGTGCCTGGCGCCCTTCCGCTTCAACTGGCGCGAAAAGATCTTCATCGCCTGGACGGGCCTGCGCGGCGCGGTCGCGATCTTCCTGGCCTCGATCCCGATGCTGGTCGGCCTGTCCAAGGCCTATCTCTATTTCGACGTCGCCTTCGTCGTCGTCATCATCTCGCTGCTGCTGCAGGGCTGGACGCTGGCGCCGGCCGCGCGCAAGCTGCATGTGGCGCTGCCCCGCGCCGAGCGTGGACCCCGCCGCATCGAGCTGGATCTGCCCGGCCAGCTCGAGCAGCAGCTGGTCGGCTATCCGGTGCGGCCGAAGAGCCTGTATTTCCGCCGTGGCCTGATCCCGTCCTGGTCGAAGCCGACGCTGGTGATCCGCAACGAGAACATCCTGACGCCGGTGGAAGCCGAGCCGGTCGCGCCCGGCGACTACATCTACCTGCTGGCGCCGCCGGAGAAAGCCGAGGCGCTCGACCGCTTCTTCGTCGACATGCAGCCGAGCACGGCGCCCGATCCGCATCTGCTCGGCGACTTCATGGTGTCGGGCGAGCACACGCTCGCCGAGCTCGCCGGGATCTACGGCGTCAAGGTCAGCGAGGACGAAGGCAAGCTCACGCTCGCCGATTATTTCGACGTCCATCTCGACCGCGCGCCGAAGGAAGGTGCCGAGCTGCCGCTCGACGAGATCGTGCTGGTCGCACGCAGCATCTCCGGCGGCCGCGTCAACGTCGTCGGCCTCCGCCTGCCGGAAGACGACGAAACGCCGGCGCCGCTGACGCGCTCGCAGGCACTGAGGAACAAGCTCGCGGAGATATGGACGTCGGTGGCGGGGGTTTAG
- a CDS encoding PepSY domain-containing protein yields the protein MRKLILPAIVAIGLGSAAPALAYDSGDQLSMQAALDVAADIGVMTISQTEFAGDEWQIEGRDGSGRWMEVDVDARTGDVRNVDRGW from the coding sequence ATGCGTAAACTCATCCTGCCCGCCATCGTCGCGATCGGCCTCGGCTCCGCGGCGCCGGCGCTGGCCTATGACAGCGGCGATCAGCTCTCGATGCAGGCCGCGCTCGACGTCGCCGCCGACATCGGCGTCATGACCATTTCGCAAACCGAGTTTGCCGGCGACGAATGGCAGATCGAGGGCCGCGACGGCAGCGGTCGCTGGATGGAAGTCGACGTCGATGCGCGAACGGGAGACGTCCGCAACGTCGATCGCGGCTGGTAG